The region CAAGGCATCTAAGGCTTCGATTAGTCGTCGCCGTTGCAGGGGAGTGAGGGTTTCCCCAGAAGGAATCAGGGGATCCTTGGGAAAAAGGCTGGGGTCAAAGGGATTTTCGCTGGGGCTGAGGGGCTCCGGGGTAATGGGCGGAGGGATGTAGGGAGTCCCCTGAGCCTGCACAGGATGAATATTCAGACCCCCACTAATTAGGGTAGGGAGAACCATTACCCAGAATAGAAGAAGGCCGGATTTTACTCCCGGGAACGAGGATGGATACATAGGGGAAAATGGTGGAGACACAGAGAACCTAATTGCGGTCAAAATCTTCGAACTGATCGAATCGGTCATCCTGGCGATCGCCAACGGGCCAATCCTCGTTCACGCCCCCCACAATTAAACGGCGGATGGGTACGTAATCGAGGGAAAGCTGGTACAGTGCATTGATCAACACATCCAGGGCAATGAGGTCGCTAGTGCCCAAATCGAACCAGCAACGGCCCCAATGGTCTTGGTACTGGAACTCAGCCATGTTGTGCATGGGGGCCATCATGGAGCTAGAAAGATTGGCACTGTCATAGTCCAAATAACTCAGGTCAATACCTGTATCCTGTACCTGGAGGTTTTCCGCATTAAAACCCCCTAGTTTACCTAGGTAAAACCAGGAAGCAAATAGCTCTTCCACATATTGTTGCTCCGCTGGGGCAGGATTGGTCTCGAATTCTAGCCAGATCCAAAAATCAAAGGGATTTACTTCCCGAAATTGCACTTCCATAGGTTGGGGAGATGGTTAACTTTTAAACGTCATTAATTTTTAAGCGCAACTATTTGGAGGGAAATAGACGAAATTGATCAGCCTACAAGGGAAAAATTCCGAAAATTTCCAACAATTCGACCTAAAAGAAACGAAATAGGATTCAAATATAGGGGGTGATGTCCTCTTGGCAGTCATCGGCCAGGTAGGAGAGGGCCCGAAACCTTAAACCAATTAACTGTTCGTAGAGGGGATTAAGTTTACACAGGGGGGGAATATGAACAATTTTGCGCCCAAATAGTTTAACATCCCGCTCGAAGGGACATTGGGGGGGCACCAGATGACAAATGAAATGGGCCAAACGAGGATCCTGAATGGCCATGGCGTCCAGCCAATCCTTGACGGGGTGAAGTAAATCGGGATGGGGATGTTCCTCCATTTCGGTTCGATCGCCGTTGGGATCACAGATGGTATGTTCCAATGACTCCAAAGCGTCAATTTTTATCCCCAGGGCTTGACTAAATTCCCGTAATAGTTGTCCTTCCACCGGAGAATAAAGTCCGTCGGCGATCGCCACCAACACCGCTGTGCGGAGGAAATTTTCCGCCGTTTCTTTGTCGTTGCCCAGGCCCTCCAATAATTCCGCCGGGGTAATGGTCTTGAATAAAACCTCATCTTCTTTGTGTCCAAAACCCATCTCCTGGGTGAGGCCAGCAATCATTTGTTGCTCTGATTCACTAAAATCACCATCACTCCAAGCAATGGTCAGCAGTCCCCTCAACCAAGTGGCAATTTGGACATCGGTGTAACGACTTTGGGTACGATTGGCCATGATTTTCCCCTGGGCAACTATGCGGTCATCAAACACTTAAATCAAACTCTAACTGAAGTGTAGCTTAGAATACGGAGCCCCTTTCCTTCCCTTCCTAAGCTAGAGGAGACTGCTTTGCGTCCTCACCACTCCCCTTATCCCCATGCCCCCTCTGCAACTACTCCGTTCCCTTTCTGCCCTGCCAGACATTAATCCAGTGGTGGATTTTCCGGCCCCCAATCCGACTCCGAAATCAACGGTGGAGGAAGATGCCTTCCCCAGTGTTTATTCCACCTTGGCTCCCCATGCCCTGACAAATTTGGTGTTTAAGCATTACGACATTGAAGTACCCAAGGGTTGTCGGTTTTGGCACCGGGGTTTGAGCGATGTGTATTTGGTAGAGACCCTAGCGGACGATTATATTTTGCGCATTTCCCACCAACATTGGCGCACGGAAAGTGAAATTCAGTTTGAGTTGGAGTTGCTCAATTTTTTAGCAGACCGGGAAGTGCCGGTGGCCGCCCCCCTCAGACATCGGGACGGGGGTTATGCCTTGGAAATTAATGCCCCGGAAGGCAAACGCTATGCCAGTTTATTTCCCTATGCCCCCGGTGGTGTGGCGATCGGTGATTTGAGCAAAACCCAGGGGTTTTTGTTGGGGGAAATGTTAGCCCAACTGCACCAAACAGCCCAACGGTTCAAGCCTTCTGCCCACCGTCCTCCCCTTACCCTCAGCTATTTACTGGACGACTCCCTCCATACCATTGCCCCTTTCCTACACCACCGGCTGGAGGAGTGGCGTTGTCTGATCGACATTTCCATGGCGATTAAAACCCAACTCACGTCCATTCCCACTCACGCTCCCTATTGGACGATTTGTTGGGGAGACCCCCACAGCGGCAATGTCCATTTTACTGCTGAAGATCAGATGATGCTATTTGATTTTGACCAGTGTGGCATGGGTTGGCGAGCCTTCGACATTGCTAAGTTTCTCCAGGTTTCCATGCAATCAGGCCTGGGACGCACCATTCGGGATGCTTTTTTAAGCGGTTATAACTCCATTGCGCCCCTGACTATGCTGGAGGAAAATTCTCTGCAAGCCTTAACCCAAACGGCTTTCATTTGGTCTTGGGCGATTCATGTGCAAACCCTGAAGTTATCGGATTACAGTCGGCTCCACAGCAGTTACTTCAAACGTCGGTTAGAGAATTTGCAACAGTTGGGGTCTACGGATTGGCAATTGTTTTAGGGGCAGTGCCGAAACCATATTTATTTGACTGCAAATTGGGAAACTTGCCCCCCATATATCTTCGTCCAGTGCACAGTGCCCTTCCCAACGGCCCCCAGCTGGATTAATCCATGGGCAATTTCCGACTAACGGCGATCGCCAAGCATCGTATATTGGGCATATATTGAGCCGTTGGGCCTTGCCACTGTCAGGATTGGAAGGGCCTGAATTACCCCGTCCCCAGCCTCCATGGTTTATGTCAAGCGCATCGAACTATCCCATTTCAAGTCCTTTGGGGGAACCACCGCCATTCCTTTTTTGCCGGGGTTTACGGTGGTGTCTGGGCCCAATGGTTCGGGTAAGTCAAATATCCTCGATGCGTTGTTATTTTGTCTGGGGCTAGCCACTTCCAAAGGCATGCGGGCTGAACGACTGCCGGATTTGGTCAATAACACCTTTAAGGGGAAGCGGGGCAGTTCCGAAGCCAGTGTGTCGGTTACATTTGAGCTAAATGATGGGGAAGAATTATCCGAGCAAGAGTCCGACAATAATAGCAACGGTAACGGAGCGAAAATTTCCAAGGAGTGGACTGTTACCCGCCGCCTGAAGGTGACCAAAGGAGGTAATTATTCCTCCAACTATTACATCAATGGGGAGCCGGCCACCGTGGCGGAACTCCATGAACAGTTGAATGAACTACGCATTTACCCCGAAGGTTACAACATTGTCCTCCAGGGGGATGTGACCCGCATTATCACCATGAACTCGAAGGAGCGCCGGGAAATTATTGATGAGTTGGCGGGGGTAGCAGAATTCGACCGCAAAATTGTCAAAACTAAGGAGACTTTAGGGGAGGTGCAGGACCGGGAGGAACGCTGTCAAATTATTGCGACGGAATTGGAGCGTACCTTGGAGCGGTTAGCTGCCGATCGCCAGAAGGCGGAAAAATATCAGGCTCTGCGGCAACAGGTGCAGGAAAAACAAAGCTGGGCCAAGGTTATTCAGTACAAGGCGGTGGAGCAACAACGGCAAAAATTATTGGGGCAATTAGAGCAGGATCAACAAAAATCTACTCAAATTCAGCAAGCCCTGGAGCAACGTAGTCAAGCCATTCAAACCCAGCAAACAGAACTAGAAAAACTCAATGCCCAGGTCAAGGCCCTGGGGGAAGATGAACAATTGGCCGTGGCGGCCCAGTTAGCTACCCAAAAGGCCCAACGGGATCAATTGCAGCAACGCTACAACGACGGCGATCGTCAAATCACCGATCATCAACAGCAGGTGGGGAAAATTCAAGCGGAAATTAGCCAGAGCCAACAGCAATTTTTGCAAATTCAGCAGGAAAAATCCTTCCATAACACCCAAACCTTGCCCCAACTGGAAGCCGCTGTGCAAGCAAGTCAGCAACAGTTAGACCAACTCCGGCACCAATCCCAGGCGATCGCCTCCGCTTCGGAAGCTTGGGTGCAGGAACAAACCCAGCTCAGCCGCACTGTCAACCAATTACAAGACGAACTAATTCCCCAGCGCAGTCAGTTGGCCCAGTTTGAAGAACGCCAACAACAATTGCTGACTAATTTGGCCGAGTTGACCCCTCTGTTGGCCAAAGTTTCTGGGGAATTGGCGGAAAAACACGTTGCCCAAGGGCAGTTCAACTCCGAAGGGGAAGCCTTAACCAGCCAAATTCAAACCCTAGCCAGCGATTTGGCTCAACTAGAACAGGAACGGAGTTTGCTCCAGGAAACCCAAGCCCGCTTGCTCAAAGAACAACAGGAAAAACAACGGCAATTGGACAAATTAGAAGCGGCCAGCCAAGCTCAGCAGGAAGTGCAGGGGACTTACGCCACCAAGGTGATTTTGCAGTCGGATTTGCCTGGAGTCTGCGGTCTAGTGGCCCAACTGGGTCAGGTGGAGCCCCAGTATCAGCTAGCGCTGGAAATTGCGGCGGGAGGACGTTTGGGTTTTTTGGTGGTGGAAGACGATGGCGTGGCGGCGGCGGGCATAGAAATCCTCAAACAGGCTAAGGCCGGCAGGGCTACCTTTTTACCCCTCAATAAAATTCGTCCTCCCCGTGGTCAAAATCCCAATCTTAGTTATGCCCATGGTTACATTGACCTGGCCGTGAATTTAATCGATGGCGATCACCGTTACGCAGACATTTTCGCCTTTGTTTTTGGCAACACATTGGTTTTTGACACCCTGGTTAACGCCCGTAACCACCTCGGTAAACATCGCATTGTCACGCTGGAGGGGGATTTACTAGAAGCCAGCGGGGCCATGAGTGGCGGCAGCCGTAATCAACGCTCAGGGCTACGGTTTGGCACCATGGTTAGTGAAGATACGGCAGAAGTCAAACAGTTACGTCAACGGTTGCAGGACATTCACCAGATCCAGGGTCGTAACGAAGAATTATTACTAGAAAGAACCGTTTGCAGTAAGCAATTAAGCCAACAACTGCTGGAAATGCGCCAACAACAAAGGGAAGTACAACTCCACGGCGAGCAAACGGAACGGGACATTACTCGCCTTAGCCAACAGCAAACAGAAATTAATCAACAACAAATTAATCAACAGCAAAAGCTAGCAGAATTGCAACGCAATTTAGCTTTGTTGCAGCAATCTTTGCCGCCCTTAGAACAACAGCTAACCTCCGCTCAGCAACAGTTGGCTGCTTTGGAAACTTCCCAAACCCATCAACAATGGCAAACTATCCAGGGCCAAATTTGCACGGTGGAAGCGGAGTATCAAAGGCAACTGCAAGCGTTACGCCAGGGGGAAGACCACCTCAAAGATTTACATAACAGTAGCCAACGCCTAGAGGAAAAAATTAGCCAAGCCCAGGAAAAAATTGCCCAACACCAAGCCCAGGATCAAACCCTGGCCCAGGAACAGGAGCAGTTAAAAATAGCTTTGGCGGAAATGAACACAGCCATCCAAACCACGGAAGTCCAGTTGGCTAAACTATCGGAAAAATTGGGTAGTACTAAGCAAGAAAGAGACCAGTTAGAAACCCAACTTAATCAACTCCGTAGTCAACAGCAAGAACAGCAATGGCAGTGGGAAAAGTTACAAACTAATCAACAGGAATATCAGGAAAACTTAACTCAATTACAAAATCAATTGGGAGAATTAAAACAGGATTTACCCGATCCCTGGCCGGAAATTCCCCTACTCCAGGACCGGGACGAAGCAAGTTTGGATTTTGCCAATATTTTGGAGGAATTACAGCGTTCCATTCGCAACGGACAAAAGCGTTTGGAAGCTATGGAACCAGTGAACATGCTGGCTTTACAAGAGTATGAAAAAACCGAAGCCCGCCTAGGGGAATTGTCAGAAAAGTTGCAAACCATTGCGGGGGAACGGACTGAGTTGCTGCTCAGAATTGAGAACTTTACCACCCTGCGTCGTCGTTCTTTCCAAGATGCTTTTGATGCAGTCAATAAAAACTTTCAAATTATTTTTGCCGAGTTGTCCGACGGGGATGGCTATTTGCAGTTAGACGATGCGGAGGATCCTTTTAACGGTGGCTTGAACCTAGTGGCCCACCCCAAAGGTAAACCGGTGCGTCGCCTCAGCTCCATGTCCGGTGGGGAAAAATCATTAACCGCGCTGAGTTTTATTTTTGCCCTCCAACGCTACCGCCCTTCTCCCTTTTACGGCTTTGATGAGGTGGATATGTTTTTGGATGGTGCCAATGTGGAAAAACTGTCCAAAATGGTCCGCAAACAGGCCCAACAAGCCCAATTTATTGTGGTGAGTCTCCGTCGTCCCATGATTGAAGCGGCGGAACGTACCATTGGGGTGACCCAGGCTCGGGGGGCCCATACCCAGGTTTTGGGCATTAAGTTGTAGCTTCGTTTAGATGTAGTACAAAGGTCGTTGTTTAAACAATCTGGCAAAACTATTGAGTTGGATTTACTAAATAAAACCTACGCTAATTTGCTGCGCCAATGGCCAGATTGAAGGAAACCCGGAGGACGGCGATCACCAAGTTATCCCTGGGTAAATAGGGGAAAATTTGGGGTTCAAACCCCTTTCAGTTCAGGGCTTTATCGAGGGAGCAATCAACCTGGGTTCCTTTTTAAGAATGACTGCGGTATCATCAAAATGATAATCATTATCATTCCTACTACCCATGACTCTCAGTGTCCCAGCCATTGCCATGCCGGTTCAGGCTCCTTCGGTGGAATCCCCTGTCCCTTTGTCTATCCCCCAAAGACCGAGGCGATTACGACGGACCGCCACCCTAAGGCGTCTGGTACGGGAAAATACCCTAGGGGTGGAGGATCTAATTTATCCCCTCTTTGTGACGGAAGGGCAGAACTTAGAACAGGAAGTGCCCTCCATGCCTGGCTGTTACCGCTACTCCCTAGACCGGCTATTGGCGGAAATCCATACCGTTTGGCAATTGGGCATCGGGGCGATCGCCTTATTCCCCCTGATTGAAGATCACAAAAAGGACAATGGCGGCACCGAAAGCTACAATCCCCAGGGATTAATTCCCCGGGCAATCCGGGCCATCAAGGAAGCCTGCCCAGACATTCTTGTAATTACCGACGTAGCCCTTGACCCCTACAGCAGTGAGGGTCATGACGGTATTGTGGATAACGGTCAAATTCTCAACGATGAAACCGTCGCGGTTTTAGTTAAACAGGCCCTAATGCAAGCGGAAGCCGGAGCCGATTTTGTTGCCCCCTC is a window of Synechocystis sp. PCC 7338 DNA encoding:
- the hemB gene encoding porphobilinogen synthase → MPVQAPSVESPVPLSIPQRPRRLRRTATLRRLVRENTLGVEDLIYPLFVTEGQNLEQEVPSMPGCYRYSLDRLLAEIHTVWQLGIGAIALFPLIEDHKKDNGGTESYNPQGLIPRAIRAIKEACPDILVITDVALDPYSSEGHDGIVDNGQILNDETVAVLVKQALMQAEAGADFVAPSDMMDGRIGAIRRALDKEGWINVGILAYSAKYASAYYGPFRDALDSAPQFGDKKTYQMDNANGREALKEVDLDIREGADMVMVKPALAYLDIICRIRFHTNLPVVAYNVSGEYAMVKAAAARGWIDEEKVVRETLISMKRAGADLILTYFAKDVARMLAR
- a CDS encoding phosphotransferase gives rise to the protein MPPLQLLRSLSALPDINPVVDFPAPNPTPKSTVEEDAFPSVYSTLAPHALTNLVFKHYDIEVPKGCRFWHRGLSDVYLVETLADDYILRISHQHWRTESEIQFELELLNFLADREVPVAAPLRHRDGGYALEINAPEGKRYASLFPYAPGGVAIGDLSKTQGFLLGEMLAQLHQTAQRFKPSAHRPPLTLSYLLDDSLHTIAPFLHHRLEEWRCLIDISMAIKTQLTSIPTHAPYWTICWGDPHSGNVHFTAEDQMMLFDFDQCGMGWRAFDIAKFLQVSMQSGLGRTIRDAFLSGYNSIAPLTMLEENSLQALTQTAFIWSWAIHVQTLKLSDYSRLHSSYFKRRLENLQQLGSTDWQLF
- a CDS encoding Mo-dependent nitrogenase C-terminal domain-containing protein: MANRTQSRYTDVQIATWLRGLLTIAWSDGDFSESEQQMIAGLTQEMGFGHKEDEVLFKTITPAELLEGLGNDKETAENFLRTAVLVAIADGLYSPVEGQLLREFSQALGIKIDALESLEHTICDPNGDRTEMEEHPHPDLLHPVKDWLDAMAIQDPRLAHFICHLVPPQCPFERDVKLFGRKIVHIPPLCKLNPLYEQLIGLRFRALSYLADDCQEDITPYI
- the smc gene encoding chromosome segregation protein SMC, giving the protein MVYVKRIELSHFKSFGGTTAIPFLPGFTVVSGPNGSGKSNILDALLFCLGLATSKGMRAERLPDLVNNTFKGKRGSSEASVSVTFELNDGEELSEQESDNNSNGNGAKISKEWTVTRRLKVTKGGNYSSNYYINGEPATVAELHEQLNELRIYPEGYNIVLQGDVTRIITMNSKERREIIDELAGVAEFDRKIVKTKETLGEVQDREERCQIIATELERTLERLAADRQKAEKYQALRQQVQEKQSWAKVIQYKAVEQQRQKLLGQLEQDQQKSTQIQQALEQRSQAIQTQQTELEKLNAQVKALGEDEQLAVAAQLATQKAQRDQLQQRYNDGDRQITDHQQQVGKIQAEISQSQQQFLQIQQEKSFHNTQTLPQLEAAVQASQQQLDQLRHQSQAIASASEAWVQEQTQLSRTVNQLQDELIPQRSQLAQFEERQQQLLTNLAELTPLLAKVSGELAEKHVAQGQFNSEGEALTSQIQTLASDLAQLEQERSLLQETQARLLKEQQEKQRQLDKLEAASQAQQEVQGTYATKVILQSDLPGVCGLVAQLGQVEPQYQLALEIAAGGRLGFLVVEDDGVAAAGIEILKQAKAGRATFLPLNKIRPPRGQNPNLSYAHGYIDLAVNLIDGDHRYADIFAFVFGNTLVFDTLVNARNHLGKHRIVTLEGDLLEASGAMSGGSRNQRSGLRFGTMVSEDTAEVKQLRQRLQDIHQIQGRNEELLLERTVCSKQLSQQLLEMRQQQREVQLHGEQTERDITRLSQQQTEINQQQINQQQKLAELQRNLALLQQSLPPLEQQLTSAQQQLAALETSQTHQQWQTIQGQICTVEAEYQRQLQALRQGEDHLKDLHNSSQRLEEKISQAQEKIAQHQAQDQTLAQEQEQLKIALAEMNTAIQTTEVQLAKLSEKLGSTKQERDQLETQLNQLRSQQQEQQWQWEKLQTNQQEYQENLTQLQNQLGELKQDLPDPWPEIPLLQDRDEASLDFANILEELQRSIRNGQKRLEAMEPVNMLALQEYEKTEARLGELSEKLQTIAGERTELLLRIENFTTLRRRSFQDAFDAVNKNFQIIFAELSDGDGYLQLDDAEDPFNGGLNLVAHPKGKPVRRLSSMSGGEKSLTALSFIFALQRYRPSPFYGFDEVDMFLDGANVEKLSKMVRKQAQQAQFIVVSLRRPMIEAAERTIGVTQARGAHTQVLGIKL
- a CDS encoding DUF3531 family protein, whose product is MEVQFREVNPFDFWIWLEFETNPAPAEQQYVEELFASWFYLGKLGGFNAENLQVQDTGIDLSYLDYDSANLSSSMMAPMHNMAEFQYQDHWGRCWFDLGTSDLIALDVLINALYQLSLDYVPIRRLIVGGVNEDWPVGDRQDDRFDQFEDFDRN